In Ischnura elegans chromosome 3, ioIscEleg1.1, whole genome shotgun sequence, the sequence TGTCAAAAATCCCCCTCACGGagacagaaaaaaaagtaaaacctgaaatacctTAAGTGATATACAAAACACCACCCTTTGTATTTCGCATTATGTTGGAGTACATATtacttccaattaaaaaaaattgaatgagttaactactctgccttttggtgataatttttaaatatgaagcaATGTTTATGAGCTCAAAAAATTGGTTAATTAACAACTGaagacatcattttggctaacatagcAATGCAAGGAGAATAAAAGACCTTACTATGGAAGCTAAGTACTTGGATAGACTAGGGGTCAAAATTTCagtcaaatatattatgtggtttctgagctatgaatttttaccttgtgccctgcactctggaatttgactcccactagcacTATTTCTGTGCAAACATATCAAACTtcactcctcatatcttgcaaacaaTGAGAGTGggagagtaaatattttacatgggccATTAAATAGGCGGTATTAGcttgtgacaaaaatttcattaaaatccgagtcggtgggtgtcatttagaaaattttctgggtaatttgacatggaatgaccctcaTCCTAAATTTTCCCAGTGGGTGCAATTTGAAtttgaatgtctagaaaatatcctctcaagatatcttgtagGTATCAGAAATGCAGACATTCAGATATCTGCAAAatgtctagaagatattacaagatattttctagtgTATCATGTTGGGCTGCGTGAGACTGTGGGAGAGTTCGTCCGAGATAGACGGGTCATGGGTTGGGAGAAAGGGAAGGTAAGAAGAGGAGGTAAGAAAGGAGGAAGTGGTGTGGGGTGGTTTTCTTTGCTGATTGCTGGTGTGCAAGAAAGAACAAAGGCTTGCTGCACAAGTTACGAATTCAACAAAACATTTAATGCAAAAGTCAACAAGGAAAAATACCCTGAAGCACATGAAATTAACTGTTTATCTTTGCTTTAAAGAATGCTACAGgccagtgaaataaaaagaaaacaaaattaatcagcTCTTCCCAAAACAAAAGACAattatgaaactaaaaaaataaacaagagtcTTCGCTCTATCTTGTGAATATCTAGCATGAATACAAAAACAAGTGAAATGAAAACGCCAATACTAATCCTAACCACTCTGtcctaaatactaaaattattcaCACATTCACTGAGAAAATAGGAGGGAAAAATgagtagtaaaaaaaatgcaaaggacAATTCTTTCAGGGCAATGGGTCTTCTTCACAGCTCTTCTCTTCTGGTATGGGGGGAAAAAGGGATTTCTTCGTGAATCTTCACAACTTGGGGGGTGGGGACGTAATTTGGGATGACAGTTTTACTTATTGGCTCTCTGGGTCATGGATGGAGATGACCTCTTCGGCTGGCTCCGCTCAGTGTTGCTGCATCTTCATTCATtatgggctgagagaatatttaaatcCAGATGTCATGGGGTGGCTTTCTCCCTTTGGGCGTAGGAAATATACTGACTATTCTCCTGTTTCCTCTACTTCGCCGCTTTTCACCTCTTCGTCTGACCTCAACGTTTTCGTTCCTTTCTGTCTCTCCTCCACGTAGTAAGTAGGGCACGTCTCAGGTGACGGGCAGAGCAGCAACTGAAAGCTGGGAATGATGTGTTCTCCGGAGCTGCAATCCGCCCGGGTTTTAAAACCCTGAGGGGGTTGGGGCAGGTAGGAGAAACCCAGAAAGAGGCGGGTTTTCTTCATATCGTCACCATCAGGAGGGGGGGTTTTGCCGAAGCATGCTTTCTGTTTATGGAGGGTGGGGTTGTGGATGACATATCACCCTCCATCCGCTGCTAGCAGGTGTTGTTTGGAGGGATGGGGAGGGGGAAACGTGAACCTTACACTGGTCACGTAGGCACATAGAAAAAACCCGAAATTGGGAAGTGGGGGGGAACACTTTACACTTGAGTCCATTCGTGCTTCACTACACACTCACACACAATGTTGCATCAGCCTTCCTTCGCTTGTGAACGCCGACCTCCAATTACCCGTGAATTGTGCCAAACAGCATCGGTTACACTAGATATTAGCTGAAGACGTTCTAGATATTTTTTAGACATCCAGTAGATATTTTGTGCTACGTGGGTATGTACATTTCTTTTCCATGACCaattaatttaaacataatttccTTGGGAATAAGTCAATAGGAATTCAAACAAATGTATAAATTACATTGCTTTGAAGCATGAAATACCATTACAAACCTTGCTGGAGACTTCCAAATGAACTATTCTAGACAATTTTTCCAAAGATTTTGGTACTGTGATGCAAATGCTCAACGTAGGTGACATAAGCATTTAATGAATATGTCCATGAAACACATGaattgataaaattcattttccgtgaagaaatattttaatttttcacaatgcCTCACAGTAGTAAAATTAGCTGTTAAATCTAGTCTTGCTCGTAGGCACCTCTCCCCTAATTGGTAACTTTCAGCAGGATGTGTTCATGTTTTGCTTTGACAAGTTGTCATTAAGGGGGTTAAAAAGCTTCTCAATAAGAGACTGAATACAAGAGAGAGCTTTCATTAGTGGACTGTTATAAACAATGCACTGTTGTGTTGCATAATATGTTTCAGGGTTAGCTAGGCCCATGAAGTCTCTTATCATGTAAATTTCATATACGTATTGGCTCATCAGTATCtatcaatgataaaaatagaaacaaaagTAATGGGAGAGATAAGCTGGAAAATAGAAATTGTAGATGAAATGCAGAGAAAAGGAATGAGTAGGCATTTGCAGTCTTTGCGAGGTTAGATAGAACTGGAATGGTGGCTTCTaggttttgattaattttgaaaaatcaacagCATTCTTAGTGCTTGCTAGTGTGCTgtcattgtaaaaaaatggaattgatttACTTACCATGCTTAGTAAAAAAGTGTTCAGGGAGTGTTGATGTAGCGCTGGATGGATGAACCCTCTGTTTTGACTTTTATCCACTTCTCTCAAAATTATATTACACACTTCATTTACTATTTTATTGCTACCCAACTTCAAATTTTATGAACTGATTTATGCTATGATTAACGTGGGCTTAATTTGATAAGATAAAAATGCAACTCCTACTATCTTTTATGCTTCGAATTGTATGGTGCCAATCCTTGGttatatttattgctgaaatacagttgaggacctcaaaccTGGAAAACTTGGGACCAAAGGATTTTGGTCTGGATTTCAGCGTGGAAAAAGTGGTACACTTTTTATTagaatttcaatgcaataaaaccaTTACTCAGAAATTACCCATGAAAGGGATATTAACATTAATTAGCAGAAACCATACCAAAAAGTACACTACATTGAAGGAGGTTAAAAACTTGCTGAATAAAACATCAAATTATGACCGTAGCTTAGTGGTagtagtgtggtaataaggagttgttttcactgattttttcgtagaaaaaagtagggactgatcttatttttaatcataactcgctcaaatttcatgataaaaaattttttttctcgatataagaaaattttatttaaatacttttaaacagaATGCATaagttttccttgaaaaatacagttttcccgctatttggtagtgaatctttcaaatttagcattTGGCAAACaaaagataaccatcaacaagttgtagctcggtccgaattggtcatataggaaataaaaattagatttttatttaattttttacaagctacagttttgtaattgacaatttcctgataaaattaatacttttcaaggtATTTGCCATTAACTGAtttaaatcgttgattttttcgtcaaaaaactgctactttcaatcgcaaataactcgaaaaatattaatttgatgcaaaaaatggaaagaatattttattcttaaaatttatttttctatcgatccctgtggtcaaaatataattaaaaatttccatccccaagatggggtggaaaccacccccagggtaaaagcgcccgtcggcatgatatagattttgatccttggtatattccctacttattgtgaaaatttcaagaaaatcgattcagtttgaaaaaattgcaagccaaaatgcttcatttcctggactagtcCTCTTCACTACCAATGCACATTCTAATCATTCCTCCCATCTCGCCTCTTAAAAATGGCACTCGATGCATTGCAATGGGTCAAGGTCTAGTGAAGGTAAAAGTGTggaaaaacaaaatgcattatttatttgcTCCTCCATTTATGTTATGATTGAAAACAAACCCTCTTTGAACTATGCTTAACTAAAGCAACTGTTTCAATATAATAAGGATGTATGTACTTCAAATCTGATTtggtgtttttaaattttggcatGTTCATAACTGATGCTGCTTTATTTTTGATTAGCTCTTCAAAATCAATTCTGAGATACCTCGAGTGTAGTTCCTTTAGTGTGGAAAAATTCCTAAGCATATGTGACTCTGGAGACTGGAGGAAAAAAAGCAGGGGCATGCGAGGAATCCTCCAAGTAGAAGTTCTCCCTTTGATTGCTGCTGTATTAGGAAATGACTATGTGAAGCCCAAAACTTTTCAACATTTCATATCTCAACTTCCACTCCCAAAGAGCAAGAGCAAAAACCATAGACAAAGAGTCATTGTTGGGTTATTGGAATGGCTCAGATTTGAAGAGAGCCTTGAAACTGCCATTGAGAAGGTAAAGTGTATAGTGGCTTTATAGTGATGttgttttgattaaatatgacatttttaattgacatcTTGATGTCTCTCATtgttttatggatatttttatttcagattctGAATCATACTAAAAAAGGGCAGCGaaatcaattaaaagaaattattcaagacACTGTTAATGTGTATGTTGGGTTTCCGAGCCAGCTGGTCTCTCAACTTAATCTCTCTCCTACTTTTCCTTCCGAGACTCAATCTTTTTCCAAGGGAGAGGCAACATCTACACAAGGCCTTGGATACATGCTACACACTGATGGGCAACAtcaggaaaatgaaaaagtatatcCTTTGGAGGCTCCAACAGGACTAGTTTCTGATGAAAAAAAAGGCCTAAATGAATTATCATCTGCGAGTGACTCAGGAAATAATGTTCATTGTTCTACGGAGGAAGAAAGTGATAGTGACGAGAATGACTCGGATGGTATGATTGAATCTTACGATCTTGAGCAAGATGCAGATTGGAATGAAAAGAGAAATCAACTACCTGAATGGTTCCTCGAAAACCATAGAAAGGGTAAATTTCCTCCATCattcatggatattttgatgCAAAGGATTTACATATGCTCTCCTCAGGTAACATTCTATACATTTTCTATCAAATATTATTCATGTATTTGTCAAAACATGTGGtttttactagagatgggtcgaatagcagatctctcgaactcgaatatcgaattcgaatattaaatcattgctcgaatattcgaatttcgaatacctcgaatactaaacgatgaatgcgggaatgtttgactcggttgcctattcagcaggaaacacaagattttggggagtaattaattttgatcttaaaaggattcaaacaggaatttagctgattaatggaatattttaattttatggaaacaattgggcatatagttgattcaactaacatctctttcaaatattctaaggggacacaccacctcgcaaaaaatgattgcatgccacctcagcatttacactgctacgatggatttctgtctgatgtacaCATTCTTacctaccaaacgccatttcagcggcacgcccatctgagacttggcttcatccaacttcttattttcaacaggtagcttgccacagaatgaaagaatgaatgccacaaatatcaatttaaacattattaaaattaatggatgcatctgttttccttttttcctgctTGGGCTTCCCCTGCAATGACATAGAAATTGAAGCCATACATAAATGTATTTGCAATGGTCAGGTTTGGTGGCAACAAATTTCATGAtgaacctttcaaatgaaagtgAATCCTTAGCGAGACTAAAATTTGAATAACTGAGGAAAAGCTGCTTACAATAGTCTACTTCATGTCTCAAATATTTGTACTTTAGCTCTGAACTTTTTGTCTTTTAAACACCTATATTTCTGCTGAGTTTATGATAAATTATTGTTCAGGCCCTTATTTTTAGTCGACCCTGTTGGGCCAACCAACCCTGGATaggtcatcagcccctacataaaccaatctcgccctacatatggccgtttttggaactaaacgggacctacttgatgtagggtacccgaaccagccctacaccctacaaaaacatggcagCCAAATATCGTCtactgatcacttcgattaaagaatctacatttcagtggatattaagggagacaagctcacacaaaccattttaaaatgtacagtaacacagcggcaatgttactaccactttatagccaccaagctaataataaaattgactttatagccaccaagtaaataataaaattgactgaactaataagaacaatatagcggtatgcATGCACCTTTTTTCTACtaatatataacaatatttttcacgtttggcacttggtatactctCTGGAAACCAAttcttcgtttacgtataaccatagaaaacgtattttcatgccactatttgccacataataaacttaactatggAAGGTGAAAgcaaatgacgaaccttgatgatgcaacgtaatttcccacgtcaatgatcatattcgCTCCATATTTATTACTATCTtttacagaccgcttttgaagtaatttaaagacaatattattCTACATTTGGCTCAATATGAGAGTATTTTTAGCGATAATTAATTAACCAACACGACTTAGCAGgtgacaccgattgtttatttaccttgagctgttGCCCCATAGAGCTTCCCCCCATTCGTTGCTCCCTAGAGTTGCCCCATAAGCTCTATGTGTTGCCCCAAAAATatgcccgaaaattatcggacatcttttcttagtttcatagttagttctcattacaccaccagagtgaAAAATCGGCGCTACACCATCATCTACGAGaactcagagaacttgacgacggaatcaccccccaccacttatgtagggtcgactgagaaacgcatgtaagGGCCTTTtattatgtagggacggatatgtagggtcgactaagaatacggccccaAATGTAGGTGTTCTTTGTAATTTACcacttttatgtttttttgtggatatattttcaacgtttttttctaatattctctGGAAATATTACAGTTCAAACTGATAAACCGCCTTAATGGTAAAAATTATGTCTACAGGCACCCTGATATGCGAAGTAAAATGTAtgcattaagaaaataatttatcagccaaggatattgcatttatgtaaattttagtGCTGTTTTTGACATAgggttaaatttgaaatatatatatatatggtaatCTCCTTTTCGGAGTATTAGATCTGAAGGGGAATTTAAAAGGTGGAGAGTTGGAGGTACACGGGTCAAGAAGGATGGGTGAAATCCCATGTGCCTTAGAAAAAGGGAAGTGGTTACTACTCGTCGACTTGACAGTGGGATTTTGGGGTTAAGAAGAGCCTTTGACTCAGAGACCACATTGGCACATACAttgtaattaaaaacaaaagaacagCAAAGCATGAAATTCAACAATGATTGAAAATAGAACATAGAACTTCCTAATAAATTGTCAGTTCACTTTACAAATTTACATTCTACGATTCCCTGAATGTCCAAATTCAAACtaagtggaaataaaaaatatgcccaAATAAAACATATGTACTATTTACGCACACACTCACTTATACGCACTGTAATTTTATTGAAGAGTCAAAAAATGGAAGGAAGGGGAAAACAAATTATAAGAAATCTTTTTTGCTGGATTGGAGCACGGCAAGTATACCTAATTCTTATTGAAAAAGTTGGGGAGAAGGAAGCAAATGATATGTAATCTTGTTCATTGGAAAGAAGTACCGCAAGTATAATTCTTTACTCAGGGAAAGGACAAAGGGGCATATGGGAGAAGACAGTCTCTGCTCAAATTTCTCTCCTGTGTTGCCCTCTGCATCTGGTGATGGCTTGACTCTGCGAGGTTTTTCCCTTTTTATCCCATTTAGTGAGGGAAAAAGAGAGGAGAGAAGGGGGAAGGAAAACACCAATGTTCTTCTATGGGTGGGAGGAGTGATTTTCGCTGCCATAAAGACTTGTCACTGATGGTTTTGGTCAACTTGGATTTAAAAAACTTAAGGTATCAAGGTAATCCACTcattgaggagaaaaaaatggtagtGAATGGTAGGGAACATCACATCATCCACTCGCTCATTCATGGGTAGTCATCCACAAATGGGCTTTTCAACATTTCCTCATGTCTTAACGAACTCAATAAATAGAGAAGGCCCTCTCAACTCCCATCCAACCTGACACTAATGAAATTGTCCATACAGGACCAGTTACAATATacataccatatttatttaaatatattcccccctttttttcaaaaaatgcccccggtaaaagtaaagggggactatattcaagcatattttttaaattttttcccgaaactgaggcctcaaaattaaGGGGAGGACTATATTCTGAGAAATACGGTATGTATAGATCTTTGTTATAGATCAAGGCTGAGGTTGGTTGGTATAGCATAAAGTTATCAAATGGAAAGTCATgtcagaatatttaaataatgaatcacaattttcactttattaatttagaaaaaaaggaatggcaAAGTATTATTTTCTACTTTGTAACATTGATACCTTTCATCTATCACCCCTGATAAAATCAACATACTTTTGTACTTTTTAATCAATAAGATAATTGGCAATGACTTCAatgtcaatgaaaattaattccaatCTTTTAATTATTAGGGCTTTGGAAAAGAGTGCATATAAATTCTGCTTTGGGCATATCTTACCAATTTAGTACCCCTCAACCTCCACCCCATCCCCTCGACCATAGTCTCCATGGTCGAGGAGAGTATTTTCCTGTTAGTGTTCAGCATTTCCATGAAGACTGAGATTATAACACCTCACGATTGTCATACTAAATTGGAGTAAGTGGTAAAGCATGCTGTCATCTCAAAGATTTACAGATGACTaaaccaaatgaaaaatattaacacattcagcgcggagcacgtcaattgatgtgctctgccGGTCGGATGGGGAAGCCTTTCTCTGCCTCCacacgtgactaatatccacttccgatcatgtgcatggccttcagcaagcttccctctttcggcCCGTGTGCGTCATTTGAATATAGCAGTATTTGACCGGAAGTTATGGCATGAAAATCACTCTCAAattgtctttcttattttatcggccaatTCTGACGACGTTTATGAAAATcaggcctgcattgaatgtgttaagaaaatgattttaagttAGGGTAAGACGGCAGTTGTTCTGTTTGTTGCTGAAGAAATTATTTACTAAGATTGGAGACAACTTGGTTCACTTATTTTGGAGGATCTCTGCTGGCTACTACCTATTCTGCTCCTTGTGCCCACCCTTACCAGTCCTCACCACTGAAGATGGCTATAGCATTTAGGTAGTCATGTCATTGCTAAGGGCCAGTAAGTCCCTGCTCATTTGTTGTCTCTGTTATGCTTGGCAGCTCTCAGTTAGGGTAGGGAGTGATGCTTGACCGGATAGTGCTGCATTGGCAGCTCAGTAGTGGCCAGCCTGTAGCAAGGCAATACGTGATGGAAAGCTAGAGACTGTCGTCAGCCCCATGCCAATAATTActatagaaaattatattttgtcaGTGAAAATTACAATTGTAATTTCAAAGCACTttcttgaaatacaaaatacctttgcagtatgaaattcaaaagttttcaattccattattaattgattttctTTCATATTGGTGCTAATTCAAAGAGGATTAAGATTGTTTGCTTTCACTTTCATAATATAATTACCTAATCTCCTTTCATTGTGACTAGAATGCTTTGGCTTAGTAATTCAGAATGGATTAATTGAAGTTGGCTTGTTGAAGTTACTGCAATGTGTCACAAGTGGTGCATGTATTGGGATGGGAAGAGGGGTATTTGATGGATTAGTCCTCTCTGTCACAAGTCATAAGTCACAAACCCCGAGTCCTGTCAAGCAAGAATTTCATGTAAGGAAGGGGAATTGTTCTTAGATTGctgaattatttctattttatttgttctTAAGTGTCTAATTTGTTCACTTTTTCTTCTCTGCAGAGgatttatgcatcaaaatttgacAAAGCTGTTACAAGCACATACTCAGATTGCGACTAGGTGTTTTTGCTGAATTGGCAGAAGTTTTTGATGTATTAGAGATGGTGATAGTTTCCTCTGTCAGGGCAGAATAAACGTTTGTACTGTTAGCTGTAGACAATACCCTGGTGCTGTTTGGGGGATTGCATTAGGCAAAGGCAACAAGGCATGtttcttcctttctcttcttgacttgcattttagtgcatttttatcacaaaagaCATGTTAAAGGATATCAATTAACCAGAAAAAACCTTTTGGAAATCAATAAATGATCCACAGCAAGGAACTCAAGAGACAAGTGTCCAAACAGCATGAGGTGTATTCACccatatttttaaattgccaGTTGTGATAGAGAATGagaaatttaaagacaatttttttcatttttccatccaTAGCCTATTTCTTAAGCTATTTCCAGCAGAAAATTGATGGTCTTAACTTTTCAtagataatttaatgaatttacgTGCTCTCACGTGGCTGGTAACCACCTCTTAGCTACTCTCTCCTCCACACTTCTACCTTGTGTACAAGCTCTTACTTACATCAATACACTACTGTTAGAATGGGGGAAATGGTAAATTTTTTGTGACAATATTGTCTATCGTATATGTAGTTGGCCAAAGGTATAGGAGGTCAATTATGCTAATATCAGGGCTGTCATGAGCATCAATCATCATTAGGGGGTGTAAAATATTCTTAGTCAACcgtaaataattttatgctgGTGTCATTATAACTATGTATAGATTTTACACCTTGGACACTTTATCGGCACACTTATTTAACTTCTGGAGTGTCAACAAGTGTGTAGTTATACTGTAGTCTTCGTGTttacatattttgattttatatgtacatatttttaaagaaaaaatgcttaactgtaatttaattacaaaacattcatggatattatattttatatacaaattacaaaagtattgaaaatacatatttgagtTACATGTATGTATTTTCAAGATACATACATTTTCATACCTCTGATAAACTTATTCTTAGCATTTCACTGAGGTTTAATggcaaattacttttttctctctGCAGACTTCCTAAGTGAATTTTCTGGGAAATATTGTTTCATGtttgttgacttttttttcttgtttgtcTTAATGATTTTGGTAAGCATTACaaactctttatttttcattaatataggTGGAAGATCGCTCACGTACTCATTCTCATGCCATTAGTTTTCCTATACTGAGTGTGATTGTGCGACTTCTAACACCCACCCTGGAAACTCCACTTTTTTGCTGGGCTCGTGTCAACCAACATGCTGCATCTCTTAAATTAGATCCTCTTCCCAAAGACTCTTCTTTGCCTAAGTCTGAGGATCTATGGAGAACTCCAGTGTGTAAGCGTGTTCAAATTCTGCTTCAATCATTAAACTTGATGGATGAACATGAAGGACTGAATCTTGCCAGAAAAAGTGCTCTTGAATCACTACCATCTGACTGGAGGTTACTTGCTCTGTCCCTTGCATACTGGCGGAGGAATTCATCTCTGCATGGAGATGATGAATGCTTTCTGGTTGCTGCATGTTTTGTTATTGTGGTATTAAGGGTAATAGACATGAGGTCTGGTCCGCCTGGTAGAAATGCAAGAAAAGTTCGACGAGAAAAAGATAAACCCCTTAAGAGGGGAACAACAAAATTATCTGAAACTGAGCCTTTGGAAGTGACAGGTGAGATAAGTAATGATCAAGCAGAAAACGACTGGGCTACTTGTGATGGATTGAAAACAGTTACTTCAATGTGCAAGGAACCTTTCGAAAGATCTGAAGCAACAGTTGAGAGTAATCATAAATCTGTTAAACAACTATTGCAGTTGGTAAGTACCACAGATTGTGTCAATGTGACTTCATCAAATGGTAGATT encodes:
- the LOC124156091 gene encoding protein asteroid; the protein is MGIRGLTTFIAQNHDRSFVPYRLHNCNLVIDGNSVACQLYVREFGRNKSNHSAFGGDYDVYARVVKRFFTLLSCCEIKAIVIFDGGKEPRKSSTSVARFKDKIVTAIRMRPDSCSECCMPLLMLEVFKCVAVRSGAVVGMCDFEADEEIAALGRALSCPILSFDSDFYIHAVPAYIPFPTLATELTEESCSSKESSSSKSILRYLECSSFSVEKFLSICDSGDWRKKSRGMRGILQVEVLPLIAAVLGNDYVKPKTFQHFISQLPLPKSKSKNHRQRVIVGLLEWLRFEESLETAIEKILNHTKKGQRNQLKEIIQDTVNVYVGFPSQLVSQLNLSPTFPSETQSFSKGEATSTQGLGYMLHTDGQHQENEKVYPLEAPTGLVSDEKKGLNELSSASDSGNNVHCSTEEESDSDENDSDGMIESYDLEQDADWNEKRNQLPEWFLENHRKGKFPPSFMDILMQRIYICSPQVEDRSRTHSHAISFPILSVIVRLLTPTLETPLFCWARVNQHAASLKLDPLPKDSSLPKSEDLWRTPVCKRVQILLQSLNLMDEHEGLNLARKSALESLPSDWRLLALSLAYWRRNSSLHGDDECFLVAACFVIVVLRVIDMRSGPPGRNARKVRREKDKPLKRGTTKLSETEPLEVTGEISNDQAENDWATCDGLKTVTSMCKEPFERSEATVESNHKSVKQLLQLVSTTDCVNVTSSNGRLNQLRHMDEDNGRAYFLSGHKSGHKRPRPFNVTTVHCFSELQSVIMHVGHLNSLLGDPFVSNTPHTSFSGTIAYNAYSEIKSKACRGLANKSIWETLLGTSAPTVENLMNVFLKCILTISWGKDDIEPLVEKKKRRKRNRKKATSEIASDVSVSADEKLERTAYDPENKFSLLNLIEINR